A single region of the Theileria annulata chromosome 4, complete sequence, *** SEQUENCING IN PROGRESS *** genome encodes:
- a CDS encoding mannose-6 phosphate isomerase, putative (Tap579b07.q1c.cand.21 - score = 26.83;~SMAR pfam:PMI_typeI (PF01238) at aa 4-395, E()=7.90e-23), with protein sequence MECVYRLLPTVNQYDWGKSSENSLVYQLFKNYLKLKLVKGWNLDVSAPFSELWLGTHPSSPSSVLPSCERDVTLDTYEGSPGHQCGDSCSFQSSVLSFPDLLNQMHSDSTDSESRNLNILFKVLSIQKPLSIQMHPDDKSAAELFSARHPGIVDNSSKPEMCIALSKFKAMCGFREISEIFKFSEKYDEFKTFLGKELTSRYSHSDPKTLYIEILKRFFSLENHSELVEKLATKLKGFRDLEPAETLFIELYNAYGSDNCIFFAFVLNFFELEPGQALFIPPNTMHSYVSGDCVEIMKCSDNVIRCGLTPKLKDTKLCLRLLEENLKNTPAKDFYVTGLKISDYILKYDPQDPVCNFITWSFSLGPGDQDTFVSSKEPCLCIVLDSNSEVKFRLNPCPNSATSRPKETFISNVRIGDCFLLPPFTELNVRNGHGVHGFKMYISSEKSSNKV encoded by the exons ATGGAATGTGTATATCGGTTATTACCTACTGTTAACCAGTATGACTGGGGGAAATCTAGTGAAAATTCACTAGTATATCAATTGTTTAAAAACTATTTAAAGCTTAAATTGGTGAAGGGTTGGAATCTTGATGTTAGCGCCCCCTTTTCTGAGCTTTGGTTAGGCACTCACCCTTCAAGTCCTTCTTCAGTTTTGCCTTCATGTGAACGGGATGTTACTTTGGACACTTATGAGGGGAGTCCTGGTCATCAATGCGGTGATTCTTGTTCCTTTCAGAGTTCCGTCTTATCTTTTCCAGACCTTTTGAACCAGATGCATTCTGACTCAACGGACTCTGAGAGTcgaaatttaaatattttgttcaAGGTTTTGTCCATTCAAAAACCATTAAGTATTCAAATGCACCCCGACGATAAGAGCGCGGCTGAGCTTTTTAGTGCTCGTCACCCTGGAATTGTGGATAACTCCTCGAAACCTGAAATGTGTATTGCCCTTTCTAAGTTCAAAGCCATGTGTGGTTTTCGGGAGATTTCGGAAATCTTTAAATTCTCCGAAAAATACGATGAGTTTAAAACGTTCTTAGGAAAAGAGCTGACTTCTCGTTACTCCCACTCAGATCCAAAAACCTTGTACATCGAAATCCTAAAAAGATTTTTTTCCTTAGAAAACCACAGTGAACTGGTAGAGAAGCTCGCAACAAAACTCAAGGGGTTTAGGGACCTGGAACCCGCAGAAACACTATTTATTGAACTTTACAATGCCTATGGATCTGataattgtatattttttgCATTCGTGCTCAACTTCTTTGAACTCGAACCTGGACAAGCTCTTTTTATACCTCCAAACACAATGCACTCTTATGTCTCAG GTGATTGTGTTGAGATAATGAAGTGCTCTGACAACGTGATTAGATGTGGACTGACACCTAAGCTGAAGGACACTAAATTATGTCTGAGATTGCTCGAGGAGAATCTAAAAAACACACCTGCAAAGGACTTTTACGTCACTGGCTTGAAGATATCTGACTATATCCTCAAATATGACCCTCAGGATCCAGTCTGCAACTTCATTACCTGGTCATTTTCCCTAGGCCCTGGAGATCAA GACACTTTTGTTTCATCCAAAGAACCCTGTTTATGCATAGTTTTGGATTCAAACTCTGAAGTAAAGTTTAGACTAAACCCTTGTCCCAACAGCGCCACCTCACGACCTAAGGAAACTTTTATTTCAAATGTTCGGATCGGAGACTGCTTTCTCCTACCCCCATTCACTGAACTAAATGTTCGAAACGGTCACGGAGTCCACGGCTTTAAAATGTACATTTCCTCTGAAAAATCTTCCAACAAAGtgtaa
- a CDS encoding serine/threonine protein kinase, putative (Tap579b07.q1c.C.cand.133 - score = 59.19;~SMART STYKc (SM00221) at aa 299-543, E()=1.37e-03): MSHPKEREVPADDEVMPSRRKELMPGYSYYFSDCSSIISSVKCAVSVDEDKSRSVSPNFGNLTNINTNLYGKGDVNPNVNCKSEDLNSKEDDLNPKEDDLNPKEDDLNPKEDDLNPKEEDLNPEGEEEVMYSLGETVIYDSNNVKSYSTSCESLNGTTSGFYREINTFLKPNSGNFDQEDELASASIENYSTMNLDNMPTFAETELDKLPNSVDFGESLYKFNRWCKKYSSGNIEMFKRDQQEKMSTILEENSLKIGDLKSKNYDEFPVKVLYSKGTTPADNKFDLNSVKKGEVLVERFRVDEVLGTTTFSRVVKATEMSSNVPVCLKIVHPDYFDQALDEILFLKLLNSKDENDSNCIVRLLDSFLYSGAVFLVLELLGENLFEATKDFYVSSFKDFFTHSRPKRWNLNQLKHISRDVLKALNFIHGLGIINCDLKPENVVLVNSENKSQNENIMIKLVDFGSSCFIQDQLNTYVQSRSYRAPEVVLGLPYDTQIDIWSLGCILCELYLGRILFPSDNSASLVASMVSLLGPPPAYMLQHKMNSMFIILPNGNIADLNVPDHILNQSPYYNRLDRSSLYCNVSASDSSKCSHVTYNKWDNATVNLEPTLDDNSSGLEDSSDYNRNSTFSATDNSNSLVDSTFSFLDKRFKITNYDSNPRMEDNSLNNTLDCKIKLDIRHNRNPLTKFMRIIQPTSATVESMLDSNKSTELSLFCDFIKGLLQYDPLDRLTASAALQHPFILSTNI, translated from the exons ATGTCTCATCCAAAGGAGAGGGAAGTACCAGCAGACGATGAAGTGATGCCTTCAAGAAGGAAGGAACTAATGCCTGGTTATAGCTACTATTTTTCAGATTGTTCAAGCATTATCTCCTCAGTTAAATGCGCCGTTTCAGTCGATGAAGATAAAAGCCGAAGTGTTTCACCAAATTTCGGAAATCTCACCAACATCAACACTAATCTATATGGAAAAGGTGATGTAAACCCTAACGTGAACTGTAAAAGTGAAGATCTAAACTCCAAAGAAGATGATCTGAACCCTAAAGAAGATGATCTGAACCCTAAAGAAGATGATCTGAACCCTAAAGAAGATGATCTGAACCCTAAAGAAGAGGATCTGAATCCAGAAGGTGAAGAGGAAGTAATGTATTCACTAGGCGAAACAGTGATATATGACTCAAATAATGTAAAGTCTTATTCAACGAGTTGTGAATCGTTGAACGGGACAACAAGTGGGTTTTACCGAGAAATTAACACATTTCTAAAGCCAAATAGTGGTAATTTTGACCAGGAAGATGAACTGGCCTCCGCATCAATTGAAAACTATTCAACTATGAATTTGGACAATATGCCAACATTTGCAGAAACTGAATTGGATAAACTCCCAAACTCTGTGGATTTTGGAGAGTCGctttacaaatttaatcGCTGGTGTAAGAAATATTCCAGTGGTAATATTGAAATGTTTAAACGTGATCAGCAAGAAAAAATGAGTACTATTTTGGAAGaaaatagccttaaaatTGGAGATTTAAAGAGTAAAAACTATGACGAATTCCCAGTCAAAGTGCTCTATTCAAAAGGAACAACACCAGCAGATAACAAATTTGACCTCAATTCTGTAAAGAAGGGTGAGGTTTTGGTTGAGCGTTTTAGAGTGGACGAAGTGCTTGGAACGACAACTTTTTCTAGGGTCGTTAAGGCAACTGAAATGTCTTCCAATGTTCCAGTGTGCCTTAAAATCGTTCATCCAGACTACTTTGACCAGGCACTTGACGAAATActctttttaaaattgttaaattcaAAGGATGAAAACGATTCCAATTGTATAGTGAGACTTTTGGACTCATTTTTGTACTCTGGAGCAGTATTTTTAGTATTGGAACTGCTTGGAGAAAACCTATTTGAAGCAACAAAAGACTTTTACGTCTCGAGTTTCAAGGATTTTTTCACACACTCAAGACCAAAAAGGTGGAATTTGAACCAACTAAAACATATTTCAAGAGATGTGCTCAAGGCactaaattttattcatgGACTCGGAATCATCAATTGTGATCTCAAGCCAGAAAATGTAGTCCTAGTCAATTCAGAAAATAAATCACAAAATG aaaatataatgataaaGTTGGTGGATTTTGGATCGAGTTGTTTTATCCAGGACCAGTTGAACACGTATGTTCAGAGTAGATCATACAGAGCACCTGAAGTGGTGTTAGGGTTGCCATACGATACTCAAATCGATATTTGGAGTCTGGGTTGTATTTTATGTGAGCTTTATCTGGGCAGAATTCTGTTCCCTAGTGATAATAGCGCGAGTTTGGTGGCTTCGATGGTGAGTTTATTAGGCCCACCTCCAGCATATATGCTACAACATAAGATGAACAGTATGTTCATAATATTACCAAATGGAAATATCGCGGACTTAAACGTTCCAGATCATATATTGAATCAGTCACCATACTATAATAGACTAGATCGCTCATCACTTTACTGTAACGTTTCAGCAAGTGATTCCTCAAAGTGCTCTCACGTTACTTATAATAAGTGGGACAATGCAACCGTTAATCTTGAGCCGACACTTGATGATAATTCCAGCGGATTGGAAGACTCAAGTGACTATAACAGGAATAGCACTTTCTCAGCTACTGATAACTCAAATTCATTAGTTGATAGCACATTCTCCTTTTTGGATAAGCGTTTTAAAATCACTAATTATGATTCTAATCCTAGAATGGAAGATAATTCACTTAATAACACACTAGACTGTAAAATTAAGCTAGATATCAGACATAACAGGAACCCTCTGACCAAGTTCATGAGGATAATACAGCCAACCTCAGCAACAGTTGAATCAATGCTTGACTCGAATAAGAGCACAGAACTCTCACTATTCTGTGATTTCATCAAAGGACTTCTTCAATATGATCCCCTAGACAGACTAACAGCGTCTGCAGCATTACAACACCCATTCATACTCTCAACTAACATATAA
- a CDS encoding N-acetylglucosaminyl transferase, putative (SMART pfam:Gpi1 (PF05024) at aa 277-462, E()=3.40e-09;~7 probable transmembrane helices predicted for TA11115 by TMHMM2.0 at aa 199-221, 241-258, 278-300, 313-335, 401-423, 445-467 and 482-504): MDSVKGSESLNVFIPEDLLINHSRDYDKSFLLGWEGIKGQFFIIDAYSASDKLSKVLDSIKKDSNLENITWMKNGLQLLDHFTLNINGEKGEFINLSLTDILSGKEVQKVVTFVYKNEYFDLKSSDLFENLKVKTENSSDCLDPNCAIGPCLLLATLIRNYIRRMLYIEQNDQTHLCDLKFINSFNRKSSLLSHSRFIVYLVFVKFTFYLSLFTNCILRFLNLRAGRLIRFLKFIPKYSRFFSLLIYRLTILSQWHISYKELLSKTQMSEYFELRNELLNFATSMYISLFGGLLEFFLFRKVTFERKNEVSQFTIIVFRSLFYYLTTKIFIYIKLNNEVSASLAKFVVNKVMVWRYLKEKLEPIRLFLLKALEYSALLGLSAQASVFYDLFAFETLRLYYLYFIMLSIMSYTQKYLYTLLLLFKGKKWNVLKSVLDTNEFTKEQLFIGVVFFVIFALNYPTIWIFYISSVTILAPILRKVNLNYLVVKVLIHSFVELLSGLPYYVLAHNAFSKKYIEGVYFRKIEGTLHSKFILSDNSKVYKSGTLNVSKILLFIGYDLS, translated from the exons ATGGATTCTGTGAAGGGATCCGAGTCCCTGAATGTCTTTATTCCAGAAGATTTGCTAATAAACCACTCAAGAGACTATGATAAATCTTTTTTGCTTGGATGGGAAGGGATTAAAGGccaatttttcattattgaCGCATACTCTGCTTCCGAT aagTTAAGTAAAGTTTTGGATTCCATCAAAAAAGATTCGAATCTTGAGAACATTACATGGATGAAAAATGGATTGCAATTACTAGACCATTTTACccttaatattaatggaGAGAAGGGTGAATTCATAAATTTGTCCTT AACTGATATATTAAGTGGAAAGGAAGTACAAAAAGTAGTTACTTTTGTATacaaaaatgaatatttcGATCTAAAATCGTCAGATTTGTTTGAAAATCTGAAGGTTAAAACTGAGAATAGTAGcg ACTGTCTGGATCCAAACTGCGCCATTGGTCCCTGCTTGTTGTTGGCCACTTTGATAAGAAATTACATACGGAGAATGTTATATATAGAACAAAATGACCAAACACATCTTTGTGATCTGAAGTTTATTAACTCTTTTAACAGAAAATCTAGCTTATTATCCCATTCAAGATTTATTGTTTACCTAGTCTTTGTTAAGTTTACCTTTTATTTGTCACTTTTTACGAACTGTATTTTAAGATTTTTAAACCTAAGAGCCGGAAGACTTATCAgatttctaaaatttatcCCAAAATATTCGAGATTTTTCTCATTACTCATTTATAGACTAACAATTCTATCGCAATGGCATATTTCATATAAAGAATTACTCAGTAAAACAC aAATGAGTGAGTATTTTGAGTTGAGGAATGAGTTGTTGAACTTTGCGACTTCCATGTATATATCTTTGTTTGGAGGATTGTTGGAGTTTTTCCTATTCAGAAAGGTGACTTTTGAAAG AAAAAATGAAGTAAGTCAATTCACAATTATTGTGTTCAGATCACTTTTCTATTATTTGACTACTAAAATCTTCATATACATTAAGCTGAACAATGAAGTATCAGCTTCACTGGCAAAGTTTGTGGTTAATAAAGTTATGGTTTGGAGATATTTGAAGGAGAAACTAGAACCTATTAGACTTTTTCTACTTAAAGCTCTAGAGTATTCAGCTCTTTTGGGGTTATCAGCACAAGCATCTGTATTTTACGACCTGTTCGCATTTGAAACGCTTCGCCTGTATTATCTTTACTTCATAATGCTGTCAATCATGAGCTACACTCAAAAGTATCTCTACACTCTTTTACTCCTCTTCAA GGGGAAGAAGTGGAATGTTCTCAAGTCAGTGCTGGACACAAACGAGTTCACTAAGGAACAACTTTTTATCGGAGTGGTATTCTTCGTCATATTCGCACTCAACTATCCCACCATATGGATCTTCTATATCTCATCAGTCACCATCCTTGCACCCATTCTTcgta aggttaatttaaattatttagtgGTTAAGGTGTTAATTCATTCGTTTGTTGAGTTGCTCTCAGGACTCCCGTATTACGTTCTGGCTCACAATGCCTTCTCAAAAAAGTATATAGAAGGAGTTTATTTCAGGAAAATTGAAGGTACTTTACACTCAAAATTTATTCTTTCAGATAATTctaaagtatataaatcTGGAACTTTAAATGTaagtaaaatattactattCATTGGTTACGATTTGTCTTAA
- a CDS encoding dihydroorotase, putative (SMART pfam:Amidohydro_1 (PF01979) at aa 3-361, E()=1.80e-06) has product MQFLYADDLHCHLRQGELMKKVVKYIRKGGCNRVLVMPNTVPEITSCSQALEYRKRLLELDPNVDYLMTLYLTDELSVEDLKNNAKKCHVQGVKCYPLGVTTNSDRSFEVTNRNKSFEKYYPVFSEMEKIGVSLHLHGELSGAPPLTAEKDFLTPIENICRRFPSLKVVLEHVTSRESLEVVKRLQNLSATVTPHHMRLTVSDVLNTTENVTLENITRHLKDPFAYCKPVAKFEEDRQAILETLKSGHPRLFLGSDSAPHTCDSKRSDNPPAGIYTQPFLLQYLSDTFEDFGFFDKLENFCCKNGQEFLQLPPKEPEYFELVKQPFKVPEEVEGIVPFRAGQFLNYSILF; this is encoded by the exons ATGCAGTTTTTGTACGCAGATGACTTACACTGTCATCTCAGACAGGGAGAACTCATGAAGAAGGTCGTAAAATACATTCGAAAAGGAGGATG TAATAGAGTGCTCGTAATGCCTAATACTGTCCCTGAGATAACAAGCTGTTCTCAGGCTCTCGAATACAGAAAAAGGCTCCTGGAACTCGATCCCAACGTCGATTACCTCATGACTCTTTATCTGACAGATGAGCTGTCTGTCGAAGATTTAAAGAATAACGCCAAAAAATGCCACGTCCAGGGG GTCAAATGTTATCCCTTAGGTGTGACAACTAATTCTGATAGAAGTTTTGAGGTTACGAATAGAAATAAG AGTTTTGAGAAGTACTATCCGGTATTTTCTGAGATGGAGAAAATTGGAGTTTCACTCCACTTACACGGAGAGTTATCAGGCGCTCCTCCTCTGACCGCTGAAAAGGACTTTTTAACCCCAATAGAAAAC ATTTGTAGGAGGTTCCCCTCGTTGAAGGTCGTTTTGGAGCACGTAACGTCTCGAGAGTCTCTGGAAGTAGTTAAAAGGCTCCAAAATCTCTCAGCCACAGTTACTCCTCACCACATGAGACTCACAGTCTCAGACGTTCTCAACACCACTGAAAATGTAACTCTGGAAAATATAACTAGACACCTTAAGGACCCATTCGCATACTGCAAACCCGTGGCTAAATTTGAGGAGGACCGACAGGCAATTTTGGAAACCCTAAAGTCAGGACACCCGAGACTCTTCTTGGGATCAGATTCAGCACCTCACACATG tGATAGCAAAAGGTCAGATAACCCTCCAGCTGGCATTTATACTCAGCCGTTTCTGTTACAG TACCTTTCTGACACGTTTGAGGATTTTGGATTTTTTGATAAACTGGAGAACTTTTGCTGCAAAAACGGCCAGGAGTTTTTGCAATTACCGCCCAAAG AACCTGAATACTTTGAACTTGTAAAACAGCCCTTTAAAGTTCCCGAAGAAGTCGAAGGAATCGTGCCATTCAGAGCAGGCCAATTTCtcaattattcaattttattctaa
- a CDS encoding glutamate dehydrogenase, putative (Tap579b07.q1c.cand.20 - score = 72.94;~SMART pfam:GFLV_dehydrog_N (PF02812) at aa 327-719, E()=6.50e-12; pfam:GFLV_dehydrog (PF00208) at aa 736-1058, E()=4.20e-37), with translation MEDVPVYSDRFAINDGLSDVHDEQCTQLLSDRYCVQFSEVSELIRSMKTFSDDKIIEIMHDYYNELGLNEYYFSSSPTALIANNVISVMSAKILHENSGSNFFPTIEQITEDSAFIIARTSSLNRKSSENYLVEQRVEGKYFNLDDDRKTCWRMQCFRSSGSVFKETEHIFDRLKTYFLQKPKFEIDNPDPDETDLGNLLDREFYLNKRNTITEQIFYNLNKKLVESKTGLGLVINYEPRSDNVFRLDIAFKRGHVHRDLYSRISDAITFHDLYSKSKYIDPLSNRVCIFTSFLTCLPPSQSNIDLPIKERMSSLVDSIILSSIVPSSKISILNVDRVLSFYESTYSYCVSTFIQHFSGSVGPYVSTVDNMAKNNQVSQSELHEIKSKLKIQPYTPLQIYTAISNNPEIVKMLYKHFETIHNPKLQSDKENVVSMEGPVFASKFSKDNYNTNNVDDSENQSTLESNKTNQNSVDVSSPENSSVENAVESDRDFDSSTEYSYSTVPVRGKNVIEAENLAKKIIRTIKQLDNLEEIDILLYFIKFNNHTLRTNFFVPNKISLSFRFNCGFLSKLDYPKVPYGIALIIGPHFMGFHIRFSEISRGGVRVVQSFSEEAYTRNKLQIFDEAYNLSFTQSLKNKDIPEGGSKGVILLEKTSTKYKADLYTRTSFMCYIDGILDLILPNKHIVDLLGKDDIYFLGPDEFTGTGGLMDWASQYAKFKGLKYWRSFTTGKAPQLGGIPHDIYGMTTTSIEAYVTGILNKYGLKEEEVTRFLTGGPDGDLGSNAIKVSNTKTLTVLDKSGVLHDPNGLDLNELRRLAFLRDTTHNTTTDSQTTSLNHTNSGLQRAGSLDADEELLGARLKTCSMGYDKRLLSSKGFMVPEEAINVVLPDGFVVKNGYKFRDEFHLSSYAKADLFCPCGGRPSSITPFNVNKLFDEKGKCRFKFIVEGSNVYITQNARRFLESKGVILFKDASTNKGGVTSSSYEVLLSLVLDDETYERVAVERDGYVPEFRKKYVNDIMEIIRKNATMEFEALWSEGLRTGIPRCDLTDILSDKINALKSRIKSSNTLFNDKELVYSVLSRCVPESLLELVTVEKIMKRLPQIYLRSLFASYLASNFYYTEKFSDDTSVFAFYEYITSLKQPFAHKNSCKEEFSDDSPFSNMGLKLTNHH, from the exons ATGGAGGACGTACCTGTCTACTCGGATAGATTTGCAATAAACGATGGCTTGTCTGATGTACATGATGAACAATGTACGCAGCTGTTGAGTGATCGCTACTGCGTGCAGTTTTCTGAGGTCTCGGAGCTGATCAGATCAATGAAGACGTTCTCAGATGACAAGATCATCGAGATTATGCACGACTATTACAATGAACTGGGGCTCAACGAGTACTATTTTAGCTCTTCACCAACGGCCCTGATTGCGAATAACGTAATCTCAGTGATGTCGGCGAAGATTTTGCACGAAAACTCCGGCTCAAACTTCTTCCCAACCATTGAACAGATCACCGAAGACTCAGCATTCATAATTGCTAGAACTTCGTCACTGAATAGGAAATCATCTGAGAATTATCTAGTCGAGCAACGAGTCGAAGGAAAGTATTTTAACCTGGACGATGATAGGAAAACCTGCTGGCGTATGCAGTGCTTCCGTTCATCAGGCTCAGTGTTTAAGGAAACTGAGCATATTTTTGATAGACTCAAAACATACTTTTTACAGAAACCGAAATTTGAAATAGATAACCCTGATCCAGATGAAACTGACCTCGGAAATTTGCTTGACAGAGAATTTTACCTAAATAAGAGAAATACAATTACTGAGCagattttttataatttaaataaaaaattagtgGAGTCGAAGACCGGTTTAGgattagtaataaattatgagCCAAGAAGTGATAACGTTTTTAGGCTTGATATTGCATTTAAAAGAGGTCACGTTCACCGTGATTTATACTCTAGAATCTCAGACGCAATCACTTTTCATGACCTCTACTCCAAATCCAAGTATATCGACCCACTTTCAAATAGAGTTTGTATCTTTACCAGTTTTCTAACATGTTTGCCACCAAGCCAATCGAATATTGATTTACCAATAAAGGAACGAATGAGTAGTTTAGTGgattcaataattttatcgAGTATTGTACCAAGTTCCAAGATATCAATTTTGAATGTGGATAGGGTTCTGAGTTTCTACGAGTCAACCTACAGCTACTGTGTATCAACCTTTATTCAGCACTTTAGTGGAAGTGTAGGTCCCTACGTTTCAACAGTTGATAATATGGCCAAGAACAATCAAGTTTCACAGTCTGAACTGCACGAAATCAAGTCGAAACTCAAAATCCAACCCTACACACCACTTCAGATTTATACCGCAATTTCAAATAACCCTGAAATTGTGAAAATGTTATATAAACACTTTGAAACAATACATAATCCCAAATTACAATCAGATAAag AAAATGTAGTAAGTATGGAAGGCCCAGTTTTCGCCAGTAAATTCTCAAAAGATAATTATAACACGAATAATGTGGATGATTCCGAAAACCAAAGTACACTTGAAAGTAACAAAACAAACCAAAATTCAGTAGACGTTAGCTCACCTGAGAATAGTTCGGTAGAAAATGCAGTTGAAAGTGACCGTGATTTTGACAGTAGCACAGAATACAGTTATTCCACAGTCCCAGTTCGCGGAAAAAATGTAATAGAGGCCGAAAATTTGGcaaagaaaataataagaacAATTAAACAGCTGGATAATTTAGAAGAAATCGATATATTACTCTACTTCATAAAGTTCAATAATCATACCTTGAGAACGAACTTCTTTGTGCCAAATAAAATATCGCTCTCATTCAGATTCAACTGCGGATTTCTGTCCAAACTGGATTATCCAAAGGTGCCGTATGGTATAGCACTAATAATCGGGCCTCACTTCATGGGATTCCATATTAGGTTTTCAGAGATTTCAAGAGGTGGTGTTCGGGTAGTGCAATCATTCTCAGAGGAAGCATACACAAGGAACAAGTTACAGATCTTCGACGAGGCGTATAATCTAAGTTTTACACAaagtttgaaaaataaagataTACCCGAGGGTGGTAGTAAAGGAGTTATCCTATTGGAGAAAACCAGTACTAAATACAAGGCGGATCTGTACACGCGCACGAGTTTTATGTGCTACATTGACGGGATACTTGACTTAATATTGCCCAATAAGCACATAGTAGACTTGTTAGGGAAGGATGATATATATTTCCTAGGCCCTGACGAGTTTACTGGCACAGGAGGTTTGATGGATTGGGCATCTCAGTATGCGAAATTCAAGGGACTCAAGTATTGGAGAAGTTTCACAACGGGAAAGGCACCCCAATTGGGAGGAATACCGCACGATATCTACGGAATGACCACGACATCAATTGAAGCATACGTAACTGGAATACTTAACAAGTATGGCTTGAAAGAAGAAGAAGTAACGAGATTCTTAACTGGTGGGCCTGACGGTGACTTGGGAAGCAATGCAATCAAGGTTTCCAACACCAAAACCCTAACTGTTCTGGATAAAAGTGGTGTGTTGCATGATCCAAATGGCCTGGATCTCAACGAACTAAGGAGATTAGCATTTCTACGTGACACCACTCATAACACAACAACAGATAGTCAGACTACCTCCTTAAATCATACAAACTCAGGCCTTCAGAGAGCTGGTTCATTAGATGCTGACGAGGAACTATTAGGAGCCAGATTAAAAACGTGTTCTATGGGGTATGATAAGAGATTATTATCAAGTAAGGGATTTATGGTTCCTGAAGAAGCAATAAATGTGGTCTTGCCTGACGGGTTTGTGGTTAAAAACGGCTACAAATTTAGGGACGAGTTTCATTTGAGTAGTTACGCGAAGGCTGACTTGTTTTGCCCTTGTGGAGGTAGACCCAGCTCAATTACACCCTTTAACGTGAACAAGTTGTTTGATGAAAAGGGCAAATGCCGATTCAAGTTCATTGTCGAAGGGAGTAACGTCTACATCACACAGAATGCGAGAAGGTTCCTAGAGTCAAAGGGGGTCATTTTGTTTAAAGACGCCTCAACTAATAAGGGTGGAGTAACAAGCAGTAGCTATGAAGTCTTACTATCACTAGTATTGGACGATGAGACTTACGAGAGGGTAGCAGTTGAGCGTGACGGGTATGTTCCTGAGTTTAGAAAAAAGTACGTCAATGATATCATGGAAATCATAAGGAAGAATGCAACAATGGAGTTTGAAGCGCTTTGGTCAGAAGGTTTAAGAACCGGAATTCCAAGGTGTGACCTGACCGACATTCTATCCGACAAAATCAACGCACTGAAATCCAGAATTAAATCTTCAAATACACTGTTTAATGACAAGGAATTAGTTTACTCAGTGTTAAGTCGTTGTGTTCCCGAATCATTATTGGAGTTGGTGACGGTGGAGAAAATAATGAAACGGTTACCTCAGATATATCTGAGGTCACTATTCGCCTCTTATTTAGCTTCGAATTTCTATTATACGGAAAAATTCTCCGACGACACTTCCGTCTTTGCGTTCTACGAGTACATTACTTCTTTGAAGCAACCGTTTGCCCATAAGAATAGCTGTAAAGAGGAATTCTCAGACGACTCACCCTTTTCTAACATGGGCTTAAAACTCACTAACCACCACTAA